One part of the Eucalyptus grandis isolate ANBG69807.140 chromosome 10, ASM1654582v1, whole genome shotgun sequence genome encodes these proteins:
- the LOC104421592 gene encoding MAP3K epsilon protein kinase 1-like, giving the protein MSRQITTSHFHKSKTLDNKYMLGDEIGKGAYGRVYKGLDLENGDFVAIKQVSLENIAQEDLNIIMQEIDLLKNLNHKNIVKYLGSLKTKSHLHIILEYVENGSLANIIKPNKFGPFPESLVAVYIAQVLEGLVYLHEQGVIHRDIKGANILTTKEGLVKLADFGVATKLNEADVNTHSVVGTPYWMAPEVIEMSGVCAASDIWSVGCTVIELLTCVPPYYDLQPMPALFRIVQDDHPPIPDSLSPDITDFLRQCFKKDARQRPDAKTLLSHPWIQNCRRALQSSLRHSGTLRNIQEDVSMDPESANADNEGVSRSPAAEKVEDLVKEEYVKVEVDIGESDKDNSPDHTVKADDTEDDLSSYQVPTLAILEKSSPQLGSTVENAEKEIGTSCEHLALEDLEKGDHDEALGNGEIGSPELSQRKITKSEGTGNSKHAENGSFGFSSKSQDSFKKAAKMPVTNELSRFSDTPGDASLDDLFHPIDKAMNGRATEASSSSASTSHATQGNVHSDEAGKYDLATKLRATIVQKQMENENEQHNGGGNLLRLMIDALKDDVIDIDGLVFDEKLPGEHLFPFQAVEFGRLVGSLRPDESEDVIVSACLKLIGIFHQRPDQKLIFVSQHGLLPLIELLEVPKNRVICSVLQLINKIIKDNTDFQENACLVGLIPVVMGFAIPLPDRAREIRMEAAYFFQQLCQSSSLTLQMFLACSGIPVLVGFLEADYAKHREMVHLAIDGMWQVFKLQRSTPRNEFCRIAAKNGILLRLINTLYSLNEAARLASISGGTGFPGDGLPRRPRSGQLDPSHPTFLQSEALVSAADQPDNVKVRHGIADHSLPAGVQEPSRVSTSNSQTLDASQSDSRHLPVDLERLQSISLAVDSSRGDLELRQQRIPNSANRTSTDKPLKLTDGASNGHSSLVTSQQEQVRPLLSLLEKEPPSRRFSGQLEYVRHISGLERHESILPLLHAANDKKTNGELDYVMAEFAEVTGHRRENVNVDSTPKASHKTVNKKTGPPGSEGATSTSGIASQTTSGVLSGSGVLNARPGSAASSGLLSHVVSTLNADVARDYLEKVADLLLEFAQADTTVKSHMSSQGLLLRLFQMFNRIERPILLKILKCINHLSMDPNCLESLQRAEAIKYLIPNLELKDGPLISQIHHEVLHALFNLCKINKRRQEQAAENGIIPHLMHFIVTDSPLKPHALPLLCDMAHASRNSREQLRAHGGLDVYLSLLDDEFWSVTALDSIAVCLALDNDNRRVEQALLKKEAVQKLVKFFQSCPEQHFVHILEPFLKIITKSSRINTTLAVNGLTPLLIARLDHQDAIARLNLLKLIKAVYEHHPRPKQLIVENNLPQKLQNLIEERRDGQSSGGQVLVKQMATSLLKALHINTVL; this is encoded by the exons AATCTGAACCATAAAAACATTGTGAAATATCTGGGGTCCTTGAAAACAAAGTCGCATCTCCACATTATTCTTGA ATACGTGGAAAATGGATCACTTGCAAACATTATCAAGCCAAACAAGTTTGGACCTTTTCCAGAATCATTGGTTGCTGTCTACATAGCTCAG GTTTTGGAAGGGCTGGTTTACCTACACGAACAGGGTGTCATTCATCGGGATATTAAGGGCGCAAACATTTTGACTACGAAAGAG GGACTTGTCAAACTTGCTGATTTTGGTGTTGCGACAAAGTTAAATGAGGCTGATGTGAACACTCACTCTGTCGTTGGAACACCCTATTGGATGGCACCCGAG GTGATTGAAATGTCAGGGGTTTGCGCTGCATCTGATATTTGGAGTGTTGGCTGTACGGTGATCGAACTTCTCACTTGTGTTCCACCTTACTATGATTTGCAACCCATGCCAGCTCTTTTCCGGATCGTTCAG GATGATCATCCTCCAATACCTGATAGTCTATCTCCTGATATTACTGATTTTCTGCGTCAGTGTTTTAAGAAG GATGCTCGACAGAGGCCTGATGCAAAAACATTACTTTCTCATCCTTGGATACAAAATTGTAGGCGTGCCTTGCAATCTTCTCTTCGTCATAGTGGAACATTGAG AAATATACAGGAAGATGTTTCAATGGATCCAGAAAGTGCTAATGCAGATAATGAGGGTGTCAGTAGAAGCCCTGCCGCAGAAAAAGTAGAA GATCTGGTGAAAGAAGAATATGTAAAGGTGGAGGTGGATATAGGTGAATCTGATAAAGATAATTCTCCAGATCATACTGTCAAAGCAGATGATACAGAAGATGATCTCTCATCATATCAAGTTCCCACTTTAGCCATACTAGAAAAGTCGTCTCCACAACTTGGTTCCACAGTGGAGAATGCAGAAAAGGAGATAGGCACCTCATGTGAACATCTGGCTCTTGAGGACCTGGAGAAGGGTGACCATGATGAAGCACTCGGTAATGGTGAGATTGGATCTCCTGAGTTGAGTCAGAGAAAGATAACAAAAAGTGAAGGAACAGGAAATTCGAAGCATGCCGAGAATGGTTCATTTGGTTTTAGTTCAAAATCTCAAGACAGTTTCAAGAAG GCTGCAAAGATGCCCGTCACAAATGAATTGAGTAGATTCAGTGATACTCCGGGAGATGCTTCCTTGGATGATTTATTCCATCCCATTGATAAAGCCATGAATGGTCGAGCAACTGAAGCCTCATCTTCATCAGCATCCACATCACATGCAACTCAAGGCAATGTGCATTCGGATGAAGCTGGGAAATATGACCTTGCTACGAAATTGAGGGCTACAATTGTtcaaaaacaaatggaaaatgaaaatgagcaGCATAATGGTGGTGGTAATTTGTTACGCCTAATGATAGATGCTTTGAAGGACGATGTGATTGATATTGATGGTTTG GTTTTTGACGAAAAGTTGCCGGGAGAACATCTATTTC CATTTCAGGCTGTTGAGTTTGGGAGATTAGTTGGATCTTTGAGACCAGACGAATCGGAAGATGTGATTGTTTCTGCCTGCCTAAAGCTCATTGGCATATTTCACCAGCGTCCAGATCAGAAACTCATATTTGTCAGCCAACATGGCTTGCTTCCCTTAATAGAATTGCTAGAAGTTCCTAAAAATCGT GTAATATGTTCGGTGCTTCAACttataaataagataattaaggATAACACTGACTTTCAGGAGAATGCTTGCCTTGTTGGTCTG ATCCCTGTGGTAATGGGCTTTGCCATACCCCTCCCTGATCGTGCTCGGGAAATTCGCATGGAGGCAGCTTATTTTTTCCAGCAGCTTTGTCAGTCCAg CTCCTTAACACTGCAAATGTTCCTAGCTTGCTCGGGAATACCTGTCCTTGTGGGCTTTCTGGAGGCTGACTATGCTAAACACAG GGAAATGGTTCATCTGGCTATTGACGGCATGTGGCAGGTATTTAAGCTTCAGCGCTCGACTCCTCGGAATGAATTTTGCCGCATCGCTGCTAAGAATGGAATCCTTTTGAGGCTAATTAATACACTATATAGCTTAAATGAGGCTGCTCGCTTGGCTTCTATATCTGGAGGGACTGGCTTTCCAGGGGATGGTTTACCTAGAAGGCCACGGTCTGGTCAATTAGATCCTAGTCATCCTACTTTTCTGCAGAGTGAGGCATTGGTTTCTGCAGCTGACCAACCAGATAATGTCAAGGTTAGGCATGGAATCGCTGATCATTCTCTGCCAGCTGGAGTGCAGGAACCTTCACGTGTTTCAACTTCGAATTCCCAGACCTTAGATGCCAGTCAATCTGATTCCCGCCATCTTCCCGTAGACCTAGAGAGGCTACAATCTATCAGTTTAGCAGTTGACTCTTCACGAGGCGACCTTGAACTTAGACAACAACGCATTCCCAATTCCGCTAATAGGACATCCACAGATAAGCCTTTGAAACTGACCGATGGTGCATCAAATGGGCATTCCAGTTTGGTTACCTCTCAGCAAGAGCAAGTACGACCTCTTCTTAGCTTGTTGGAGAAGGAGCCCCCTTCCCGACGTTTTTCTGGCCAACTCGAGTATGTTCGGCACATATCTGGGTTAGAGAGACATGAAAGCATATTGCCTTTACTCCATGCTGCTAATGACAAGAAGACAAATGGAGAACTAGATTATGTGATGGCTGAATTTGCAG AAGTCACTGGGCACAGAAGGGAGAACGTGAATGTTGACTCTACTCCTAAAGCTTCACACAAGACAGTAAATAAGAAGACAGGACCGCCTGGATCTGAGGGAGCTACTTCCACATCTGGAATTGCATCTCAGACTACTTCAGGTGTGCTATCTGGTTCTGGTGTTTTGAATGCTAGACCAGGAAGTGCTGCATCGTCAGGGTTGCTTTCGCATGTGGTCTCAACTCTGAATGCAGATGTAGCCCGAGACTACCTAGAAAAGGTTGCTGACCTTCTACTTGAGTTTGCACAAGCGGATACAACTGTTAAATCACACATGTCTAGCCAGGGTTTGCTCCTTCGTCTTTTCCAGATGTTTAATCGGATAGAGCGCCCCATTCTTTTGAAG ATACTGAAGTGCATAAATCATCTGTCAATGGACCCAAATTGCTTAGAAAGTCTCCAGCGTGCAGAGGCAATTAAATATCTGATTCCGAACCTTGAACTTAAAGATGGACCACTTATATCGCAGATACATCATGAG GTTCTCCATGCACTCTTCAATTTGTGCAAGATAAATAAGAGGAGACAAGAGCAAGCTGCGGAAAATGGAATCATTCCACATTTGATGCATTTTATCGTGACAGATTCTCCATTGAAGCCCCATGCGTTGCCTTTATTGTGTGATATGGCTCACGCATCACGTAATTCAAGGGAGCAACTGAGAGCCCATGGGGGACTTGATGTGTATCTAAGTCTGCTAGATGACGAGTTTTGGTCTGTAACAGCATTAGATTCCATTGCTGTCTGCTTGGCTCTTGACAATGACAATCGGAGAGTGGAGCAGGCATTGTTGAAAAAGGAAGCGGTTCAGAAATTGGTGAAGTTTTTCCAGAGTTGTCCAGAGCAACATTTTGTCCACATTTTGGAGcctttcttgaaaataattac CAAATCATCTCGGATCAATACAACATTAGCTGTTAATGGTCTAACACCTTTGCTCATTGCAAGGCTAGACCATCAGGATGCTATTGCCCGTCTTAATCTGCTCAAGCTAATTAAG GCTGTTTATGAGCACCACCCCCGGCCCAAGCAGTTGATTGTGGAAAACAATTTGCCCCAGAAACTTCAAAACCTGATTGAGGAACGCAGAGATGGGCAGAGCTCCGGAGGTCAAGTCTTAGTTAAACAGATGGCGACGTCCCTTCTCAAGGCGCTTCACATCAATACCGTCTTGTGA